Proteins encoded in a region of the Mycolicibacterium duvalii genome:
- a CDS encoding TetR/AcrR family transcriptional regulator: MTTARSVRADRASSTQEAILKAAERLYAEHGVFAVSNRQVSEAAGQGNNAAVGYHFGTKTDLVRAIEHKHRGPIEQLREQRVAAIGNSTDMRDWVAALVCPLTDHLAALGNPTWYARFAAQVMTDPAYHNMIVKDALSSPSLVRVLDGINGCLPDLPIDVRVERNIMGRNLLMHSCADRERLLAQGSPVPRASWQDAATGLIDAIIGLWHAPVTEKP; encoded by the coding sequence GTGACCACTGCCAGGAGCGTCCGCGCCGACCGTGCCTCCAGCACCCAGGAAGCGATCCTCAAGGCCGCCGAACGCCTCTATGCCGAGCATGGGGTGTTCGCGGTGTCGAACCGACAGGTCAGCGAGGCCGCCGGGCAGGGCAACAACGCCGCCGTCGGCTACCACTTCGGCACCAAGACCGATCTCGTCCGGGCCATCGAGCACAAGCACCGCGGCCCGATCGAGCAGCTGCGCGAGCAACGGGTCGCCGCGATCGGGAATTCCACCGACATGCGGGACTGGGTGGCTGCGCTCGTCTGCCCGCTGACCGATCACCTTGCCGCACTGGGTAATCCCACGTGGTACGCACGGTTCGCCGCGCAGGTGATGACCGACCCGGCCTACCACAACATGATCGTCAAGGACGCGCTGTCCTCGCCGTCGCTGGTCCGGGTGCTCGACGGCATCAACGGCTGCCTGCCTGACTTGCCGATCGACGTCCGGGTCGAGCGCAACATCATGGGCCGCAACCTGTTGATGCACAGCTGCGCCGACCGGGAACGGCTGCTGGCCCAAGGCTCGCCGGTGCCGCGCGCGTCCTGGCAGGACGCCGCGACCGGACTGATCGACGCGATCATCGGCCTCTGGCATGCCCCCGTCACGGAGAAGCCCTGA
- a CDS encoding ferredoxin yields the protein MEIAVDQDKCVSSGQCVLNAGEVFDQRDDDGVVELLTPAPGPEYAEQVRAAAAACPALAIHIEETE from the coding sequence ATGGAGATCGCCGTCGATCAGGACAAGTGCGTCTCATCCGGACAGTGCGTCCTCAACGCCGGGGAGGTCTTCGACCAACGCGACGACGACGGAGTCGTCGAGTTGCTGACCCCCGCACCCGGTCCCGAATACGCCGAACAGGTCCGCGCAGCCGCGGCCGCCTGCCCTGCCCTGGCCATCCACATCGAGGAGACCGAATGA